One genomic window of Nakamurella panacisegetis includes the following:
- the pgi gene encoding glucose-6-phosphate isomerase, with the protein MTALDITTTDAWAALKAHEPKITPLHLREIFADDPARGAELTVRAADLYMDYSKHRVTRETLGLLTDLAVAAGVEARRDAMLRGDHINTSENRAVLHTALRLPADAALTVDGQDVVTDVHDVLRAMGDFTDRLRSGEWVGATGKKISTVVNIGIGGSDLGPVMIYQALRAYADAGISARFVSNVDPSDLVGKTADLDPETTLFIIASKTFSTLETLTNATAARRWLLDGLGLDGEQGTAAVAKHFVAVSTNAERVAKFGIDTANMFGFWDWVGGRYSVDSAIGLSVMCAVGKENFAELLAGFHAVDEHFATAPLAQNAPVIMGLLGVWYSNFFGAESRAVLPYCNDLNRFAAYLQQLTMESNGKSVRSDGSPVSTSTGEIFWGEPGTNGQHAFYQLLHQGTRLVPADFIGLSEPLDDLPTQDGTGSMHDLLMSNYFAQTSVLAFGKTAEEIAAEGTPADVVPHKVMPGNRPSTSILAPKLTPSVVGQLVALYEHATFVEGVIWGIDSFDQWGVELGKTQAVELLPVLTQAAAPAAQHDSSTDALVRRYRTERGRAS; encoded by the coding sequence ATGACTGCACTCGACATCACCACCACCGACGCCTGGGCCGCGCTGAAGGCCCATGAACCGAAGATCACCCCACTGCACCTGCGGGAGATCTTCGCCGATGATCCGGCCCGCGGCGCGGAGCTCACGGTGCGGGCCGCCGACCTCTACATGGACTACTCGAAGCACCGGGTGACCCGAGAAACGCTGGGCCTGCTGACCGATCTCGCCGTCGCCGCCGGCGTCGAAGCCCGCCGTGACGCCATGTTGCGCGGCGATCACATCAACACCAGCGAGAACCGCGCCGTCCTGCACACCGCACTGCGGCTTCCGGCCGACGCGGCCCTCACGGTCGACGGCCAGGACGTGGTCACCGACGTTCACGACGTGCTCCGGGCGATGGGTGACTTCACCGACCGGCTGCGGTCGGGTGAGTGGGTCGGCGCCACCGGCAAGAAGATCAGCACGGTGGTGAACATCGGCATCGGCGGGTCCGATCTGGGTCCGGTGATGATCTATCAGGCGCTGCGGGCCTACGCCGATGCCGGGATCAGCGCTCGTTTCGTGTCCAACGTCGATCCCTCGGACCTGGTCGGCAAGACGGCGGACCTCGACCCGGAGACCACGCTCTTCATCATCGCGTCCAAGACCTTCTCCACCCTGGAGACCCTGACCAATGCCACCGCCGCCCGGCGCTGGCTGCTCGACGGCCTCGGCCTGGACGGCGAGCAGGGCACGGCCGCCGTGGCCAAGCACTTCGTCGCGGTGTCGACCAACGCCGAACGCGTCGCGAAGTTCGGTATCGACACGGCCAACATGTTCGGCTTCTGGGACTGGGTGGGCGGCCGTTACTCCGTCGACTCGGCGATCGGGCTGTCCGTCATGTGCGCGGTCGGCAAGGAGAACTTCGCCGAGCTGCTGGCCGGATTCCACGCCGTCGACGAGCACTTCGCCACCGCTCCGCTGGCGCAGAACGCGCCGGTGATCATGGGTCTGCTCGGCGTCTGGTATTCCAACTTCTTCGGCGCCGAATCGCGGGCCGTGCTCCCCTACTGCAACGACCTCAACCGGTTCGCCGCGTACCTGCAGCAGCTGACGATGGAGAGCAACGGCAAGTCGGTCCGGTCCGACGGGTCGCCCGTATCCACGTCGACCGGCGAGATCTTCTGGGGCGAGCCGGGAACCAACGGGCAGCACGCGTTCTACCAGTTGCTGCACCAGGGCACCCGCCTCGTCCCGGCCGACTTCATCGGGCTGTCCGAACCGCTGGACGACCTGCCGACGCAGGACGGCACCGGCAGCATGCACGACCTGCTGATGAGCAACTACTTCGCCCAGACGTCGGTGCTGGCGTTCGGCAAGACCGCGGAGGAGATCGCCGCCGAGGGCACTCCGGCGGATGTGGTGCCGCACAAGGTGATGCCCGGAAATCGCCCGTCCACCAGCATTCTCGCGCCGAAGCTGACCCCGTCGGTGGTCGGTCAGCTGGTCGCCCTGTACGAGCACGCCACCTTCGTCGAGGGCGTGATCTGGGGCATCGACTCGTTCGACCAGTGGGGCGTCGAACTCGGCAAGACGCAAGCGGTCGAGCTGCTGCCGGTGCTGACCCAGGCCGCTGCCCCGGCCGCGCAACACGATTCGTCCACCGACGCCCTGGTGCGCCGGTACCGCACCGAGCGGGGCCGCGCCAGCTGA
- a CDS encoding MarR family winged helix-turn-helix transcriptional regulator, with the protein MTETKWLNNEESRAWRALQHLNMPLSAALNRQLSRDSNLSNADYAVLVQLSEAPEQQLRARDLVQAIGWEKSRLSHHIRRMESRSLVSREECPTDGRGAFIKLTDTGRAAIVQAAPGHVNAVRSYFIDLLTPNQLVAFAEIAEAVGARLKADGCAEIEAAGATDDPCRSDRIRAASIPAGDFQTG; encoded by the coding sequence GTGACGGAAACGAAGTGGCTCAACAACGAGGAATCCAGGGCCTGGCGGGCCCTGCAGCACCTCAACATGCCGCTCTCCGCCGCCCTGAATCGACAGCTCTCCCGCGACTCGAACCTGTCCAACGCCGACTACGCAGTCCTGGTGCAGCTGTCCGAGGCGCCGGAGCAGCAACTGCGGGCGCGCGACCTGGTGCAGGCCATCGGGTGGGAGAAAAGCCGGCTGTCCCACCACATCCGGCGGATGGAATCCCGGTCACTGGTCTCGCGGGAGGAGTGCCCGACCGATGGGCGGGGCGCGTTCATCAAGCTGACCGACACCGGACGGGCCGCCATCGTGCAGGCGGCGCCCGGTCACGTCAACGCGGTTCGGTCGTACTTCATCGACCTGCTGACGCCGAACCAGCTGGTCGCGTTCGCCGAGATCGCGGAGGCCGTCGGGGCCCGCCTCAAGGCCGACGGATGCGCCGAGATCGAGGCCGCCGGCGCCACGGACGACCCGTGCCGGAGCGATCGGATCCGAGCGGCATCGATTCCCGCCGGTGATTTCCAGACCGGATAG
- a CDS encoding sulfite oxidase-like oxidoreductase produces MTRGFSGRPRRPANDRLPPGQYDVGKDFPVLTAEVTPRLDPEKLTLTIDGLVERESTWTWKELHQLPGSVYRGDIHCVTTWSKFDTSFGGISADILLAAASPLPSATHVMIRSTTGYTTNLPLSDISDGKAWVVWDHEGHPLPVEHGGPMRFLVPHLYFWKSAKWVSKLTLMDHDQQGFWERNGYHDHGDPWKEERYQGD; encoded by the coding sequence ATGACACGAGGCTTCAGCGGGCGCCCCCGTCGTCCCGCCAATGATCGACTTCCCCCCGGACAGTACGACGTGGGCAAGGACTTCCCCGTCCTGACGGCCGAGGTGACCCCCCGACTCGACCCGGAGAAGTTGACCCTGACCATCGACGGGCTGGTGGAACGAGAATCCACCTGGACCTGGAAGGAACTCCACCAGCTCCCGGGCTCGGTGTATCGCGGTGACATCCACTGCGTCACCACGTGGTCGAAGTTCGACACCAGCTTCGGTGGGATCAGCGCCGACATCCTGCTGGCCGCGGCGTCACCCCTGCCCTCCGCGACCCACGTGATGATCAGGTCGACCACCGGCTACACGACCAACCTGCCGCTGTCCGACATCAGCGACGGGAAGGCGTGGGTGGTCTGGGACCACGAGGGACATCCGCTCCCGGTGGAGCACGGTGGCCCGATGCGATTCCTGGTGCCGCACCTGTACTTCTGGAAGAGCGCCAAGTGGGTCAGCAAGCTGACCCTGATGGATCACGACCAGCAGGGGTTCTGGGAGCGAAACGGATACCACGACCACGGGGACCCGTGGAAGGAAGAGCGCTACCAAGGTGACTGA
- a CDS encoding alpha/beta fold hydrolase — protein sequence MDESGSTQLGIAGLTFTEAGRGEPVLFIHGLISDHRTWSAQMEALSASHRVIAPDLFGHGEVDDSDGGLRQVDFSLGGHAAAIRDLLDGLGLDRVIVVGHSLGGGVALELAYLFPERVRALALVSSGGLGPDLSPALRLATLPGSEFVLPIIASSWIRACGNTAFGLMARLGLPLVTASTEAAWLGMGTFANAANRRAFLATSRSVIDVTGQTVSALPRLAGLAGRPILVVWGGRDRLIPASHAEAVRTALPDSRVEIFPRAGHFPHLDEPERFHLVLADFIGGLTN from the coding sequence GTGGACGAGAGCGGTTCGACGCAACTGGGCATCGCCGGTCTGACCTTCACCGAGGCCGGACGCGGTGAGCCGGTCCTGTTCATCCATGGGTTGATCAGCGATCATCGGACCTGGTCGGCCCAGATGGAGGCGCTCTCGGCCTCCCACCGGGTGATCGCCCCGGATCTGTTCGGGCACGGTGAGGTCGACGATTCCGACGGTGGCCTGCGTCAGGTCGACTTCTCCCTTGGTGGCCACGCCGCGGCCATCCGCGACCTGCTCGACGGCTTGGGCCTGGACCGCGTCATCGTCGTCGGTCATTCTCTCGGCGGCGGCGTCGCCCTGGAGCTGGCCTATCTGTTCCCGGAGCGGGTGCGTGCCCTGGCCCTGGTCAGTTCGGGCGGCCTCGGCCCGGACCTGAGCCCGGCGCTGCGGCTGGCCACCTTGCCCGGGAGCGAGTTCGTCCTGCCGATCATCGCGTCTTCCTGGATCCGCGCTTGCGGCAACACTGCCTTCGGGTTGATGGCCCGGCTCGGCCTCCCCCTCGTGACGGCCAGCACCGAGGCGGCATGGCTCGGCATGGGAACCTTCGCCAATGCGGCCAACCGCCGGGCGTTCCTGGCCACGTCGAGGTCGGTCATCGACGTCACCGGGCAGACGGTGAGCGCGCTGCCGCGACTGGCCGGTCTGGCCGGGCGGCCGATACTGGTGGTCTGGGGCGGACGGGATCGGTTGATCCCGGCCAGCCACGCGGAAGCAGTACGCACGGCGCTCCCGGACAGCCGGGTGGAGATCTTCCCGCGGGCCGGACACTTCCCACATCTGGACGAACCGGAGCGGTTCCATCTCGTGCTGGCCGATTTCATCGGGGGTCTGACCAACTGA
- a CDS encoding purine-cytosine permease family protein, whose protein sequence is MSASLAEVAEDRHYGAKVTAVEPGGAEVIPLSERHGKPLQMLWTWTSPNMEFATIYVGVICVLFFGLSFWQSVAAIVLGNLLGSTAHMVLSTWGPESGFCQMVLSRRAFGFLGNLLPAGLNWLIAGVGWFAVNSVSGALALSALTNMNKYLALVIVVVLMLALAYFGHNLIQIFEKYAAPVLTVIFVVGGIVLLTKSHPSAAGAPIPGGFWIALGATFGYAAGWNPYASDYTRYLPPGSGRKAGIFAGLGVFISCTLLEVFGAAVVTAFGAAAFNFDSPNWAFANPTDAYTSLMPTWLGKLTLLGICLGAIAANALNVYSSALSFTATGIRLPTPTARGAVAVISGLAGFVVALVGLDHIDQYENFLLVIAYWIGPWLGVVFVDRILRRSRADELAYGDPSYKNWAGPIAMFVSAVISIWLFSNQTFYVGVIPQHAPAVGDLTFEVGFVLAAVLYAALYRALAQPIQVATPEQLAAATK, encoded by the coding sequence ATGTCTGCCTCTCTTGCTGAAGTCGCCGAAGATCGCCACTACGGCGCGAAGGTCACCGCCGTGGAACCGGGAGGCGCCGAAGTCATCCCGCTGTCCGAGCGGCACGGCAAGCCGCTGCAGATGCTGTGGACCTGGACCTCGCCCAACATGGAGTTCGCCACCATCTATGTCGGCGTGATCTGTGTGCTCTTCTTCGGCCTGAGCTTCTGGCAGTCGGTGGCCGCGATCGTCCTGGGCAACCTGCTGGGCTCGACCGCTCACATGGTGTTGTCCACCTGGGGACCGGAAAGCGGCTTCTGCCAGATGGTCCTCTCGCGGCGGGCCTTCGGGTTCCTGGGCAACCTGCTCCCGGCAGGCCTGAACTGGCTGATCGCGGGGGTCGGCTGGTTCGCGGTGAACAGCGTCAGCGGTGCCCTGGCGCTGTCGGCTCTGACGAACATGAACAAGTACCTCGCGCTGGTCATCGTCGTCGTCCTGATGCTGGCCCTGGCCTACTTCGGGCACAACCTGATCCAGATCTTCGAGAAATATGCGGCACCGGTCCTGACCGTCATCTTCGTGGTCGGCGGGATCGTCCTGCTGACCAAGTCGCACCCGTCCGCCGCCGGCGCGCCGATCCCCGGTGGTTTCTGGATCGCGCTCGGCGCGACCTTCGGGTATGCCGCCGGTTGGAACCCCTACGCCTCGGACTACACGCGGTACCTGCCGCCGGGATCCGGTCGCAAGGCCGGGATCTTCGCCGGGCTCGGCGTCTTCATCTCCTGCACCCTGCTCGAGGTGTTCGGAGCGGCCGTGGTGACCGCCTTCGGTGCCGCCGCGTTCAACTTCGACAGCCCGAACTGGGCGTTCGCCAACCCGACGGACGCATACACCAGCCTCATGCCGACCTGGCTGGGCAAGCTCACGCTGCTCGGCATCTGTCTGGGCGCCATCGCCGCCAACGCGCTGAACGTCTACTCCAGCGCGCTGTCGTTCACCGCGACCGGCATCAGGTTGCCCACCCCGACCGCACGTGGCGCGGTTGCCGTGATCTCCGGTCTGGCCGGCTTCGTGGTGGCTCTGGTCGGCCTGGACCACATCGACCAGTACGAGAACTTCCTGCTGGTCATCGCCTACTGGATCGGTCCGTGGCTGGGTGTTGTCTTCGTCGACCGCATCCTTCGTCGATCGCGGGCGGACGAGTTGGCCTATGGCGATCCTTCGTACAAGAACTGGGCCGGGCCCATCGCCATGTTCGTGAGCGCGGTCATCTCCATCTGGTTGTTCTCCAACCAGACGTTCTACGTCGGGGTCATTCCCCAGCATGCGCCGGCCGTCGGCGACTTGACGTTCGAAGTCGGGTTCGTGCTCGCCGCCGTCCTGTACGCGGCGCTCTACCGCGCCCTGGCCCAGCCGATCCAAGTGGCGACACCGGAGCAGCTCGCGGCGGCGACGAAGTAG
- a CDS encoding DUF2252 domain-containing protein: MTDPHRPPAGHTVLAEVEGESYGSLLRRPTSRAQRYHLGRTLRAKVSRAALGEWTPPIGRPDPVAQIMASHEGRLASLIPIRIGRMVASPYGFLRGTAIVMAEDAAHLPATGITPVICGDAHLGNFGFYASPERDLVIDLNDFDEAHPGGWEWDLRRLVASIWVAGRQNSHSEQTCEAAARACVAAYRGEVRHLADQPLLSRSYQRLDVDDLIKNTAHPSLKTEIDRAARRARSRTSDRALPRFTEEHQGRRRIVEEPPLITRVGAAEADLVGAALDEYLTTLAPHWRRALGGYTLVDIAHKVVGVGSVGLRAYVALLEGSSPDDVVFLQLKQARRSVLAQYVHGGSAWHAHQGQRVVEYQQALQTVSDPLLGWATVDGRQYYVRQFRNMKGTIALDAIDSQALTDYAGIVGQLLAKGHARTSGASMISGYAGSSDKLDIALARFARLYADQTEADHAALVAAVARGVLPVEYGV; this comes from the coding sequence ATGACGGACCCGCACCGGCCGCCCGCCGGACACACCGTGCTCGCCGAGGTCGAGGGCGAGTCCTACGGTTCGTTGCTCCGTCGGCCGACCTCCCGGGCTCAGCGGTACCACCTGGGCCGCACCCTGCGGGCGAAGGTGTCCCGGGCGGCGCTGGGTGAGTGGACGCCGCCCATCGGCCGGCCGGATCCGGTGGCCCAGATCATGGCCTCACACGAGGGGCGGTTGGCCTCGTTGATCCCGATCCGGATCGGCCGGATGGTGGCGTCGCCGTACGGGTTCCTGCGCGGGACGGCCATCGTGATGGCCGAAGACGCCGCCCACCTGCCGGCCACCGGGATCACGCCGGTGATCTGCGGCGATGCTCACCTGGGCAACTTCGGGTTCTATGCGTCCCCGGAGCGGGATCTCGTCATCGACCTCAACGATTTCGACGAGGCCCACCCGGGTGGCTGGGAGTGGGACCTGCGCCGCCTGGTGGCCAGCATCTGGGTGGCCGGACGGCAGAACAGCCACAGCGAACAGACCTGCGAGGCGGCCGCGCGGGCCTGTGTGGCCGCCTACCGCGGCGAGGTGCGACATCTGGCCGACCAGCCGCTGCTGTCCCGGTCCTACCAGCGGCTGGACGTCGACGACCTGATCAAGAACACCGCCCACCCGTCACTCAAGACGGAGATCGACCGGGCCGCCCGCCGGGCGCGGTCCCGGACCAGCGACCGCGCGCTCCCCCGCTTCACCGAGGAGCACCAGGGACGCCGGCGAATCGTCGAGGAACCGCCACTGATCACCCGGGTCGGGGCGGCCGAGGCAGATCTGGTCGGGGCCGCTCTCGACGAGTACCTGACCACCCTGGCGCCGCACTGGCGGCGGGCTCTGGGCGGCTACACCCTGGTCGACATCGCCCACAAGGTGGTCGGCGTCGGCAGCGTCGGATTGCGGGCCTACGTCGCGCTGCTCGAGGGCAGCAGCCCCGACGACGTCGTCTTCCTCCAGCTCAAGCAGGCCCGGCGCTCGGTGCTGGCCCAGTACGTGCACGGCGGGTCGGCCTGGCACGCGCACCAGGGCCAGCGGGTGGTGGAGTACCAGCAGGCGCTGCAGACGGTCAGCGACCCGCTGCTGGGCTGGGCGACGGTCGACGGTCGGCAGTACTACGTGCGGCAGTTCCGGAACATGAAGGGCACGATCGCTCTGGACGCGATCGACTCGCAGGCCCTGACCGACTACGCCGGTATCGTCGGCCAGCTGCTGGCCAAGGGGCACGCCAGAACGAGCGGCGCGTCGATGATCTCCGGCTACGCCGGCTCGTCGGACAAGCTCGACATCGCCCTGGCCCGCTTCGCCCGGCTCTACGCCGATCAGACCGAGGCCGACCACGCCGCCCTGGTGGCCGCGGTCGCCCGCGGCGTACTGCCGGTCGAGTACGGCGTCTGA
- a CDS encoding DUF5709 domain-containing protein has product MADDDPTGRENEAADDVSVQLDSADTLLDRGLVDPLDEGYSPPDREPVVHVPTEAEEHEGLSLDELLAAEEPDVGAGDEDNLFSEYGDEVGGARAGRLVDADSGAYEDTDKDLWAGDIGIDGAGATAEEAAVHVIGGDGEGDLDD; this is encoded by the coding sequence ATGGCCGACGACGACCCAACTGGTCGCGAGAACGAGGCTGCCGACGATGTTTCGGTGCAGCTGGACAGTGCGGACACCCTGCTCGACCGCGGCCTGGTCGACCCGCTGGACGAGGGCTACTCGCCGCCGGACCGCGAGCCGGTCGTGCATGTGCCAACGGAAGCCGAAGAGCACGAGGGGCTGAGCCTGGACGAGTTGCTCGCCGCCGAGGAGCCCGACGTCGGGGCCGGCGATGAGGACAACCTCTTCTCCGAGTACGGCGACGAGGTTGGCGGGGCACGGGCGGGGCGGTTGGTGGACGCCGACTCGGGTGCCTACGAAGACACCGACAAGGATCTCTGGGCCGGCGACATCGGGATCGACGGGGCCGGTGCCACCGCCGAGGAGGCGGCCGTCCACGTCATCGGCGGGGACGGCGAAGGCGACCTGGACGACTGA
- a CDS encoding VOC family protein — protein MLGQTAAFSGFSVDDIAAAREFYEDKLGIAVTEANGMLHLHTAGDRDTLIYAKADHRPATYTILNFPVDDIDAVVDALAAKGVQMTRYPGMPQDEKGIMRGRSYQRGPDIAWFTDPAGNVLSVLQDG, from the coding sequence ATGCTCGGACAGACTGCGGCATTCAGTGGCTTCTCGGTGGATGACATCGCCGCGGCCCGCGAATTCTACGAGGACAAGCTGGGCATCGCGGTCACCGAGGCGAACGGCATGCTGCACCTGCACACCGCCGGCGACCGGGACACCCTGATCTACGCCAAGGCCGACCATCGGCCAGCCACCTACACGATCCTGAACTTTCCGGTCGACGACATCGACGCCGTGGTGGATGCGTTGGCGGCCAAGGGAGTCCAGATGACCAGGTACCCCGGGATGCCGCAGGATGAGAAGGGGATCATGCGCGGTCGCTCCTATCAACGCGGACCCGATATCGCCTGGTTCACCGACCCGGCCGGCAACGTGCTCTCGGTGCTGCAGGACGGCTGA
- a CDS encoding HutD family protein, translated as MTAPDSTPWQLPRARRSSQPWANGQGVSESVSRHVPDEPRDEILWRVNIADIPGDCDFSQLVGVDRQFMLLDDVELTLELDLPRLVQPLEPIEFAGEMAPVCRAAAPARAINLLMQRDRVFGRLELVTVTRSVHIPVPPGGSVVVVKLDGDPTWRGGRDLRPGDAVRLDRPVLGGPIALPLSGHGRVAAISVLPIYPRHRDDE; from the coding sequence GTGACCGCACCGGATTCGACTCCTTGGCAGTTGCCTCGGGCGCGGCGGTCGAGCCAACCGTGGGCCAACGGTCAGGGGGTCAGCGAATCGGTCAGCCGGCATGTCCCCGACGAGCCACGAGACGAGATCCTGTGGCGCGTCAACATCGCCGACATCCCGGGTGATTGCGACTTCTCCCAGCTCGTCGGCGTCGACCGTCAGTTCATGCTCCTCGACGACGTGGAGTTGACCCTGGAGTTGGACCTACCCCGTCTGGTGCAGCCGCTGGAGCCGATCGAGTTCGCCGGCGAGATGGCGCCGGTCTGCCGTGCAGCCGCGCCGGCGCGCGCGATCAATCTGCTGATGCAGCGCGACCGGGTGTTCGGCCGTCTGGAGCTGGTCACCGTGACCAGGTCGGTGCACATCCCGGTGCCGCCGGGCGGGTCGGTGGTGGTGGTCAAGCTCGACGGCGACCCGACCTGGCGCGGCGGCCGCGACCTGAGGCCCGGGGACGCCGTCCGGCTGGACCGCCCGGTCCTCGGCGGCCCTATCGCCCTGCCGCTGTCCGGCCACGGACGGGTGGCGGCGATCTCGGTACTCCCGATCTACCCTCGCCACCGGGACGACGAATGA
- a CDS encoding FAD-binding oxidoreductase, whose translation MTEPDVMDTEIGPGTGPAAPVGGWRTAVVREVEHPQPNAVRLVLDVPDRIAHLPGQHYIVRLRAEDGYTAQRSYSIASSPAQPGIELFVERLEDGEVSGFLADVVQVGDELEVRGPIGGWFVWRGDAPGLLVGGGTGVVPLVSMVRHARDVGRPDLLKVAVSARSLAELPYADELIAAGATVALSRTSDPSVMRAAGRLGPADLQPLVTGGPTAFVCGSTGFAEATSRLLIGAGVPSSAIRVERFGPTG comes from the coding sequence GTGACTGAGCCGGACGTCATGGACACCGAGATCGGGCCGGGCACCGGTCCGGCCGCGCCGGTCGGCGGCTGGCGAACGGCCGTGGTCCGGGAGGTCGAGCACCCCCAGCCGAACGCGGTGCGGCTGGTGCTCGACGTGCCCGACCGGATCGCCCATCTGCCCGGGCAGCACTACATCGTCCGACTGCGGGCCGAGGACGGCTACACCGCCCAACGGTCGTACTCGATCGCGTCCTCCCCGGCCCAGCCCGGGATCGAGCTGTTCGTCGAGCGGCTGGAGGACGGCGAGGTCTCCGGATTCCTGGCCGACGTGGTCCAGGTCGGCGACGAACTCGAGGTCCGTGGCCCGATCGGCGGCTGGTTCGTCTGGCGGGGCGACGCTCCTGGGCTGTTGGTCGGGGGCGGAACCGGTGTGGTGCCGCTGGTGTCGATGGTGCGTCACGCCCGTGACGTCGGCCGTCCCGACCTGTTGAAGGTCGCCGTCTCGGCCCGCTCACTGGCCGAGTTGCCCTACGCCGACGAGTTGATCGCGGCCGGGGCGACGGTCGCGTTGAGCCGGACGAGCGACCCGAGCGTGATGCGCGCGGCCGGGCGTCTGGGTCCGGCCGACCTGCAGCCCCTGGTCACCGGTGGTCCGACGGCGTTCGTTTGCGGGTCAACCGGTTTCGCCGAGGCGACGAGCCGCCTGCTGATCGGGGCCGGGGTCCCGTCGTCCGCCATCCGCGTCGAGCGGTTCGGGCCCACGGGCTGA
- a CDS encoding response regulator transcription factor — protein sequence MRVVIGEDLALLRDGLIRLLRAHQFDVVEAVDNGPDLLRALVEHRPDVAIVDVRMPPTFTDEGLRAAIEARREVPGLPILVLSQYVEQLYARELLAGGGGGIGYLLKDRISDLDQFVEAVRRVADGGTALDPEVIAQLLARPRTANPLAGLTPRETEVLGLMAEGRSNAAIAARMFITEKAVGKYTAAIFGKLDLPVSEDDNRRVLAVIKYLMPG from the coding sequence GTGCGTGTTGTCATCGGAGAGGATCTAGCCCTCCTGCGGGACGGGCTCATCCGGTTGCTCCGGGCCCACCAGTTCGACGTGGTCGAGGCGGTCGACAACGGTCCGGACCTGCTGCGCGCTCTGGTCGAGCACCGCCCCGACGTCGCGATCGTCGATGTCCGGATGCCGCCGACCTTCACCGACGAGGGTCTGCGAGCAGCGATCGAGGCGCGGCGAGAAGTCCCCGGCCTGCCGATCCTGGTGCTGAGCCAGTACGTCGAGCAGCTGTACGCGCGGGAGCTGCTGGCCGGCGGCGGGGGTGGGATCGGCTATCTGCTGAAGGACCGCATCTCGGACCTGGACCAGTTCGTCGAGGCGGTCCGGCGCGTGGCCGACGGTGGCACGGCACTGGACCCTGAGGTGATCGCCCAGCTGCTGGCCCGCCCGCGGACCGCGAACCCGCTGGCCGGCCTGACCCCACGGGAGACGGAGGTCCTCGGATTGATGGCCGAGGGCCGATCGAACGCGGCGATCGCCGCCCGGATGTTCATCACGGAGAAGGCCGTCGGGAAGTACACGGCGGCGATCTTCGGGAAGCTGGACCTGCCGGTCAGCGAGGACGACAACCGGCGGGTGCTGGCCGTGATCAAGTACTTGATGCCCGGATGA
- a CDS encoding sensor histidine kinase: MTSPEKPLSRRGAMASLGAAGEITLQGLLSILLLPLLIVSTALIVIWVGLPMLAGSLALARSLAGWERRLAARMLGIELPSPYRPVGDVGLREGLRARLTDAATYRDLTWLVVSVAAGFALGLTSMILYLILPLGVLASPVIVRTYLTLSSLMLRRSGTQALERRIGELSTSRAETVDTQAAEIRRIERDLHDGAQARLVALSMNLGLAEQMMDRDPDLSRELIAESRHSASIALTDLRGLVRGIHPPVLADRGLVGGLQALALAAPLEVDVDVVLVGRAPAPVESAVYFAVAEALTNAAKHSTAGNAWIWLRHSHNRLTVSVGDNGIGGATSTPGGGLHGIERRLAAFDGTMTVASPAGGPTIISMELPCVLSSERI, translated from the coding sequence ATGACCTCACCGGAGAAACCCTTGAGCCGCCGCGGGGCGATGGCCTCGCTCGGCGCCGCCGGGGAGATCACCCTGCAGGGGCTGCTCTCGATCCTGCTGCTGCCATTGCTGATCGTCTCCACCGCTCTGATCGTCATCTGGGTCGGACTGCCGATGCTGGCCGGCTCGCTGGCCCTGGCGCGGTCGCTGGCCGGGTGGGAACGACGGCTGGCCGCGCGGATGCTCGGGATCGAGTTGCCGTCGCCCTACCGCCCGGTCGGCGACGTCGGGCTGCGCGAGGGGTTGCGGGCCCGGTTGACCGATGCCGCGACCTACCGCGACCTGACCTGGCTGGTGGTGTCGGTCGCCGCCGGCTTCGCGCTCGGCCTCACCTCGATGATCTTGTACCTCATCCTGCCCCTGGGCGTGCTGGCCTCGCCGGTGATCGTCCGGACCTATCTCACGCTGAGTTCCCTGATGTTGCGCCGGTCGGGCACGCAGGCGCTGGAGCGACGGATCGGCGAACTGTCGACCTCGCGCGCCGAAACCGTCGACACCCAGGCGGCCGAGATCCGTCGGATCGAACGCGACCTGCACGACGGTGCCCAGGCCCGGTTGGTGGCCCTGAGCATGAATCTCGGGCTGGCCGAGCAGATGATGGACCGCGATCCAGACCTCTCCCGCGAGTTGATCGCCGAGAGCCGCCACTCGGCGTCGATCGCGCTGACCGATCTGCGCGGGTTGGTGCGTGGCATTCACCCGCCCGTGCTGGCCGACCGGGGCCTGGTGGGCGGGCTGCAGGCACTGGCGCTGGCGGCTCCACTGGAGGTGGACGTCGACGTCGTGCTGGTCGGCCGGGCACCGGCACCGGTCGAGTCGGCGGTCTATTTCGCGGTGGCCGAGGCCCTGACCAACGCGGCCAAGCACTCCACCGCCGGGAATGCGTGGATCTGGTTGCGGCACAGTCACAACCGTCTCACCGTGTCGGTCGGTGACAACGGAATCGGAGGCGCCACGTCGACGCCGGGTGGCGGATTGCACGGAATCGAGCGCCGGCTGGCAGCATTCGACGGGACGATGACCGTGGCCAGCCCGGCCGGCGGTCCGACCATCATCTCCATGGAGCTGCCGTGCGTGTTGTCATCGGAGAGGATCTAG